Proteins co-encoded in one Bacteroidota bacterium genomic window:
- a CDS encoding GAF domain-containing protein — protein MAESIHVSTFLSKEQKYQSLLPQLQALVQGEDDFIANLANICAALKSSMQFFWVGFYFVKKNQQKEALVLGPFQGTVACTRISKGKGVCGTCWEKKEIQLVPDVSKFEGHIACSSESKSEIVLPAFDAKGEVFLVLDVDSDKLNDFDEVDRTFLEMLMRLLEKLPR, from the coding sequence ATGGCCGAATCAATTCATGTTTCAACTTTTTTATCGAAAGAGCAAAAGTACCAAAGTCTTTTGCCGCAGTTGCAAGCTTTGGTTCAAGGCGAAGACGATTTTATTGCCAACCTTGCCAATATTTGTGCAGCGTTAAAATCGAGCATGCAATTTTTTTGGGTGGGATTTTACTTCGTTAAAAAGAATCAGCAAAAAGAAGCATTGGTTTTAGGGCCTTTTCAAGGAACAGTGGCCTGTACACGCATTTCAAAAGGAAAAGGGGTATGTGGCACTTGTTGGGAAAAAAAGGAAATTCAGTTGGTTCCCGATGTAAGTAAATTTGAAGGACACATTGCTTGCAGCAGCGAATCAAAATCAGAAATAGTGCTACCGGCATTTGATGCGAAAGGAGAAGTTTTTTTAGTGTTGGATGTGGATAGTGATAAGTTGAATGATTTTGATGAAGTTGACCGTACATTTTTAGAAATGTTGATGCGTTTATTGGAAAAATTACCTCGTTG
- a CDS encoding tetratricopeptide repeat protein — MATRAYHNLTSRYNGYFYAKESMKEGLDKLYKNHVDHFERIIPVFNYTDLKESQSLTAEMDKTYKKASSVIERHSIFLKGEEHCNWIDDSYLLIGKSHFYRHNYIDALEVFDFMQFQYKKLPSHYEAMLWSFRCQNEVGTSVIAEEIMDQIRYDKKFPARLLGEFYAICADFYCKKDDYTYAIENLTKAIPLTKSKRDKTRYTFVLGQLYQKQGQLKKASQYFTQVIK; from the coding sequence GTGGCTACAAGGGCGTACCACAATTTAACCTCACGCTACAACGGGTACTTTTATGCTAAAGAAAGCATGAAAGAAGGACTTGACAAGCTCTACAAAAACCATGTTGACCATTTTGAACGAATCATTCCGGTATTTAATTACACCGATTTAAAGGAGTCGCAAAGCCTTACGGCCGAAATGGACAAGACTTACAAAAAGGCTTCTTCGGTAATTGAGCGACATTCAATTTTTTTAAAGGGCGAAGAGCATTGCAATTGGATTGATGATAGCTACCTGCTTATTGGGAAATCGCATTTTTACCGACACAATTACATTGATGCGTTGGAAGTGTTTGACTTTATGCAGTTTCAATACAAAAAGCTGCCTTCACATTACGAAGCAATGTTATGGTCGTTTCGTTGCCAAAATGAAGTAGGTACTTCGGTAATTGCCGAAGAAATAATGGATCAGATCCGATACGATAAAAAATTTCCAGCTCGACTGCTGGGCGAATTCTACGCTATTTGTGCCGATTTTTATTGCAAAAAGGATGATTATACCTATGCCATTGAAAACCTTACCAAAGCTATTCCATTAACAAAAAGCAAACGCGACAAAACACGCTATACCTTTGTTTTAGGTCAATTGTATCAAAAACAAGGTCAATTAAAAAAGGCTTCTCAGTATTTTACGCAAGTAATAAAATGA
- a CDS encoding AtpZ/AtpI family protein — MPINKSEKKPKKLLNYAKYSGMGLQMAVIMLAGVMGGRYLDRFFTTSFPVFTLILTLAAVAAAIWFFIKDFLHK; from the coding sequence ATGCCGATAAACAAGAGCGAGAAAAAGCCGAAAAAATTGCTTAATTATGCCAAGTATTCCGGCATGGGACTGCAAATGGCAGTAATCATGCTTGCCGGAGTAATGGGCGGTCGCTATCTCGATCGGTTTTTCACCACCTCATTTCCTGTATTTACTTTGATTCTTACATTAGCTGCTGTAGCCGCTGCTATTTGGTTTTTCATTAAAGATTTTCTTCACAAATAA
- a CDS encoding polymer-forming cytoskeletal protein, protein MGKNSDLNSSINLIGAGTVINGEVISNGDIRVDGTVIGSVSSKGKVVIGTTGNIEGEIVCQNADVSGKISGNISVAEILSLKASANLVGDIIASKLSIEPGANFMGSCSMGGTIKNMLNADKQEREKAEKIA, encoded by the coding sequence ATGGGAAAAAACAGTGATCTGAACAGCTCTATCAATTTAATTGGAGCCGGAACGGTAATTAATGGCGAAGTAATTTCAAACGGAGATATTCGCGTTGATGGTACTGTGATTGGTTCAGTAAGCTCAAAGGGTAAAGTAGTAATTGGCACTACCGGAAATATTGAAGGCGAAATTGTGTGTCAAAACGCCGATGTATCCGGCAAAATTTCGGGCAATATTAGTGTTGCCGAAATACTATCGTTAAAGGCAAGCGCTAATTTAGTGGGCGACATTATTGCCAGTAAATTATCGATTGAACCGGGAGCTAATTTTATGGGCTCGTGCAGTATGGGAGGCACCATTAAAAACATGCTGAATGCCGATAAACAAGAGCGAGAAAAAGCCGAAAAAATTGCTTAA